In the Streptomyces sp. 3214.6 genome, GCCGCTATGGGGCTGAGCCGCGCACTGCCGCCTCCGCCGCCCTTGTCGGAGCCACCGGATCTCGCGGAGCTCTCGGAACTTGAGGAGCTTGCGGACCCGCCCGACCCGCCGGAACTGCAGGCGGCCACCCCCGCGAACAGCGTCATCGCAACGATCGACAGACTCGCCCGGCGCACGGTCGCACGCTTCACTCGCCCCACCCCCCAGGATTCCCGTGACTGCACGCTAACGCACAGCACTGACATCCGTACGGCGAAAGGGACGAGCCCCGCACCTCGAGAGGTTGCGGGGCTCGTCGCCGACTCAGGGCGAACCGTCAGGTTCAGACCGCGGCCGGGTCCTCCTCGACGAGGAGGTTGCGGGTGCGGTTCGGGTCGACCTGGACGCCGGGGCCGATCGTGGTGCTGATCGCGGCCTTCTTGATGTAGCGACCCTTGGCGGCGGACGGCTTCAGACGGAGGATCTCCTCCAGGGCCGCGCCGTAGTTCTCCACCAGCTGGGTGTCGTCGAAGGAGGACTTGCCGATGATGAAGTGCAGGTTCGAGTGCTTGTCGACGCGGAACTCGATCTTGCCGCCCTTGATCTCCGTGACGGCCTTGGCCACGTCGGGGGTGACAGTGCCGGTCTTCGGGTTCGGCATCAGACCACGGGGACCGAGCACGCGGCCGAGGCGGCCGACCTTGCCCATGAGGTCCGGGGTGGCGACGACGGCGTCGAAGTCCAGACGGCCCTTCGCGACCTCGTCGATCAGTTCGTCGGAGCCGACGATGTCGGCGCCCGCGGCCTCCGCGGCCGCAGCACGGTCACCGGTCGCGAAGACCAGGACCCGGGCGGTCTTGCCGGTGCCGTGCGGCAGGTTCACGGTGCCACGGACCATCTGGTCGGCCTTG is a window encoding:
- the rplA gene encoding 50S ribosomal protein L1 yields the protein MSKRSKSLRAADAKIDREKLYAPLEAVRLAKETSTSKFDGTVEVAFRLGVDPRKADQMVRGTVNLPHGTGKTARVLVFATGDRAAAAEAAGADIVGSDELIDEVAKGRLDFDAVVATPDLMGKVGRLGRVLGPRGLMPNPKTGTVTPDVAKAVTEIKGGKIEFRVDKHSNLHFIIGKSSFDDTQLVENYGAALEEILRLKPSAAKGRYIKKAAISTTIGPGVQVDPNRTRNLLVEEDPAAV